In a genomic window of Thermosynechococcus sp. CL-1:
- a CDS encoding glycosyltransferase family 2 protein, protein MFFSVVIPTYNRLPILEKCIRAIAHQTWNPDLGIEGYEVIIVDDGSTDNTIEWLEAHREAFPCVRWLQQEHLGPAAARNLGLQVAQGDWIIFIDSDLVVTETFLEAHGKCLTQEKERLGIEDITQVPAFSYGRVINTCNFEDPTSEPYKIIDFSAAYFATGNVAIARHWLEKAGLFDTQFQLYGWEDLELGVRLKKLGLRLLKCPEAVGYHWHPPFSLSQVPTLIQKEIERGRMGVLFYKKHPIWEVKLMIQMTPFHYFLWAILSLGGILNEKTLAPLLQWLINIGRPQDALEVARIFLNWYNVRAVYSAYQEQTLQQQH, encoded by the coding sequence ATGTTTTTTAGTGTCGTAATTCCTACCTATAATCGCTTGCCCATTCTAGAAAAGTGTATTCGCGCGATCGCCCATCAAACGTGGAATCCAGACTTAGGCATTGAGGGCTATGAGGTCATTATTGTTGACGATGGCTCAACAGACAACACCATTGAGTGGCTTGAGGCACATCGTGAAGCGTTTCCCTGTGTCCGCTGGCTTCAACAGGAACATCTTGGCCCTGCGGCTGCCCGTAACTTGGGGCTTCAGGTGGCTCAGGGGGACTGGATTATTTTTATCGATAGTGATTTGGTAGTGACGGAAACGTTTTTAGAAGCCCATGGGAAGTGCTTAACCCAAGAAAAAGAACGTCTTGGCATTGAGGATATTACTCAGGTTCCTGCTTTTTCCTATGGCCGTGTGATTAATACCTGTAACTTTGAAGACCCCACCTCAGAACCCTACAAAATCATTGATTTTTCAGCCGCCTATTTTGCAACGGGGAATGTGGCGATCGCCCGCCATTGGTTGGAAAAAGCAGGCCTCTTTGATACCCAGTTTCAGCTCTACGGCTGGGAAGATTTAGAACTAGGGGTGCGCCTCAAGAAATTGGGTTTGCGATTACTGAAGTGCCCCGAAGCCGTTGGCTACCACTGGCATCCCCCCTTTTCCCTCAGTCAAGTGCCCACCCTGATTCAGAAAGAGATTGAAAGGGGACGAATGGGGGTCTTGTTCTATAAAAAGCATCCCATTTGGGAAGTGAAGCTCATGATTCAAATGACGCCCTTTCACTATTTCCTTTGGGCCATCCTATCCCTCGGCGGCATTCTCAATGAAAAAACACTGGCGCCCCTGTTGCAATGGCTGATTAACATCGGTCGCCCTCAAGATGCCTTGGAAGTGGCTCGCATCTTTTTGAACTGGTATAATGTGCGGGCAGTCTATTCAGCCTATCAAGAGCAAACACTGCAGCAGCAGCATTGA
- a CDS encoding glycosyltransferase, with protein MMNIHNSPTISVILPVFNSDQYIELAINSILNQSFNDFELIVIDDGSSDNSFEILSNYAKLDARIHLIRRDNQGLIYTLNQAIELAKGQYIARMDADDLTLPNRLESQLEFLEKNKLHLCGSSVQLIGSAIGSWHYPPSHEGCEIELLFGVPFAHPSVMGHSSVFKELRYSSEWSLVEDYDLWQRAWAAGFKMGNVPEVLLQYRVHRKQTSSLYRRQQAQNSQRIRSRHWQQLLSAKLGISPTEAQEAEKDLWKTFQLLRQLKQCYKGTEAEKILHHAFPRLCSHRFHSWVLDRTS; from the coding sequence ATGATGAATATACACAACAGTCCGACTATTTCAGTTATTTTACCAGTTTTTAATTCTGACCAATATATTGAATTAGCTATAAATTCTATTCTTAATCAATCCTTTAATGATTTTGAACTCATTGTTATTGATGATGGTTCTTCGGATAACTCCTTTGAAATTTTATCAAATTATGCAAAACTTGATGCTCGTATTCATTTAATTCGTCGGGATAATCAAGGTTTGATTTATACACTGAATCAAGCAATTGAACTTGCTAAGGGTCAATATATCGCTAGAATGGATGCAGATGATTTGACTTTACCTAACAGGTTAGAAAGTCAACTTGAATTTCTAGAAAAAAATAAATTACATCTTTGTGGCTCATCTGTTCAGCTCATTGGGTCAGCGATTGGTTCTTGGCACTATCCTCCTTCCCATGAAGGTTGCGAAATTGAATTGTTATTTGGTGTACCTTTTGCCCATCCATCTGTAATGGGTCACTCCAGTGTTTTCAAAGAACTGAGGTACTCCTCTGAGTGGTCACTGGTGGAAGATTATGATCTATGGCAGCGGGCATGGGCGGCAGGGTTTAAGATGGGGAATGTGCCAGAGGTGCTTCTGCAGTACCGAGTGCATCGGAAGCAAACCTCAAGCCTTTATCGCCGGCAGCAAGCTCAAAATAGTCAACGGATTCGTTCGCGCCACTGGCAGCAACTCCTAAGTGCCAAGCTAGGAATTTCACCAACTGAGGCTCAAGAAGCAGAGAAAGACTTGTGGAAAACATTTCAACTCCTGCGGCAGTTAAAGCAATGTTATAAAGGAACAGAAGCAGAAAAAATTCTCCACCATGCATTCCCGCGCCTTTGTTCCCACCGTTTTCATAGTTGGGTTTTAGATAGAACAAGCTAG
- a CDS encoding alpha-1,2-fucosyltransferase, translating into MIFVNLIGGLGNQMFQYALGRALSMTRGVPLRLDISDFASYQLHQGFELHRVFCCEAPIASLEDLKSVLGWWGVPTIRRAIANLQLSALCKGRLILEPHYHYWEQIHSIPSTAYLQGYWQSEKYFSEIADLLREDFKFRQPLSEINAQWADKITQCHSISLHIRRGDYVSNPMTHKVHGVCQLDYYYRAIEYITSLIDDPVFFVFSDEAEWAKSNLKTSYPIFYVENNTAQESYNDMRLMSLCRHHIIANSTFSWWGAWLNNSPEKIVIAPQKWFATSDKDDSDLIPKTWIRI; encoded by the coding sequence ATGATCTTTGTCAATCTTATCGGTGGCCTTGGCAATCAGATGTTCCAGTATGCTTTAGGAAGGGCTTTGTCTATGACTAGGGGAGTGCCCTTGCGTTTAGATATTTCCGATTTTGCAAGTTACCAGCTTCATCAAGGGTTTGAGCTACATCGTGTATTTTGCTGTGAGGCCCCAATTGCTTCTCTTGAAGATTTGAAGTCTGTTTTGGGGTGGTGGGGGGTGCCAACAATCAGAAGAGCGATCGCCAACCTGCAACTTTCAGCGCTATGTAAGGGGCGACTGATTCTTGAACCTCACTATCACTATTGGGAACAAATTCACTCTATCCCCAGTACTGCCTACCTTCAGGGTTACTGGCAATCAGAAAAATACTTTAGCGAAATTGCTGACCTTCTACGGGAAGATTTCAAGTTTAGGCAACCCTTGTCAGAAATAAATGCTCAATGGGCAGATAAAATTACTCAGTGTCATTCAATTAGTCTCCATATTCGTCGTGGAGACTATGTTTCAAATCCTATGACCCATAAAGTTCATGGCGTCTGTCAGCTTGACTATTACTATCGAGCCATTGAATATATCACGTCACTTATAGATGATCCTGTATTCTTTGTTTTTTCAGACGAAGCTGAATGGGCAAAATCAAACTTGAAAACTTCTTATCCAATTTTTTATGTAGAAAACAATACTGCTCAAGAGAGCTATAATGATATGCGCCTCATGAGTCTATGTCGTCATCATATTATTGCCAACAGTACGTTTAGTTGGTGGGGAGCTTGGCTAAATAATAGCCCTGAAAAAATTGTAATTGCTCCTCAAAAATGGTTCGCCACATCTGATAAAGATGATTCGGATTTAATTCCAAAGACTTGGATTAGAATTTGA
- a CDS encoding glycosyltransferase family 10 domain-containing protein → MGKLAPKEHLSFNLENHAMTKQGLTGLFVYPDIPTTVFFDPNGSPDGLTQPWVALREGFCAQGVELVGLDQCCNDPDFELHLNVQAPRSKSPKFVILTEHPLIYPANGQRFLLRRYQSVFTWNPDLAIKQAQQIQLPHPFKVTGGVDGYGQRPQLVVLINSNKALAWWAPYQDLYRERVRAIRWFERHAPQDFALYGHGWNHSARQPVVGEIIHALEKRWIHRPLPPFPSWRGIAPTKSEVLRQSRFSIVYENAIFRGYITEKIFDAFCAGNVPIYWGAPDITDYIPKACFIDRREFSSYDSLYDFLKTMPEEIYKGYQQAIWNFLHSSQAQRFSIAHFVQTIVHGILDQVNASHKHSE, encoded by the coding sequence TTGGGAAAGCTGGCGCCTAAAGAGCATTTGAGTTTTAACCTAGAAAATCATGCAATGACAAAGCAAGGATTAACTGGTCTTTTTGTCTATCCTGATATTCCCACAACCGTATTTTTTGATCCGAATGGATCTCCAGACGGGCTAACACAGCCTTGGGTTGCCCTGCGGGAGGGGTTTTGTGCCCAAGGCGTTGAACTTGTCGGCCTCGATCAATGCTGTAATGACCCCGATTTTGAACTCCATCTTAATGTTCAAGCTCCCCGCTCTAAGTCTCCAAAGTTTGTAATTCTCACTGAACATCCCTTGATCTATCCAGCCAATGGGCAGCGGTTCTTATTGCGTCGCTATCAAAGTGTGTTTACTTGGAACCCTGACCTAGCTATCAAGCAGGCTCAGCAAATTCAACTGCCTCACCCCTTCAAGGTAACAGGTGGTGTAGATGGCTATGGGCAACGTCCTCAGTTGGTTGTTTTAATCAACAGTAATAAGGCTTTGGCTTGGTGGGCTCCGTATCAAGATCTCTACCGCGAGCGGGTCAGAGCTATTCGCTGGTTTGAACGTCATGCACCACAGGACTTTGCCCTTTATGGTCACGGTTGGAATCATTCAGCCCGACAGCCCGTGGTGGGAGAGATCATTCACGCCTTAGAAAAAAGGTGGATTCACAGACCATTGCCCCCGTTTCCGTCTTGGCGGGGCATTGCGCCCACAAAGAGTGAAGTGTTACGACAGTCCCGCTTCTCAATTGTCTATGAGAACGCGATTTTTCGTGGTTACATCACAGAGAAAATTTTTGATGCCTTTTGCGCCGGGAACGTGCCGATCTACTGGGGGGCACCAGACATTACCGACTACATTCCTAAGGCTTGTTTTATTGACCGTAGAGAGTTTTCTTCCTACGACTCTTTGTACGATTTTCTCAAGACGATGCCAGAAGAGATCTATAAAGGCTACCAGCAAGCGATTTGGAATTTTCTGCACTCTTCCCAAGCACAGCGGTTTTCTATTGCTCACTTTGTGCAGACCATCGTTCACGGCATTTTGGATCAAGTCAACGCTAGTCATAAACACTCGGAATAA
- a CDS encoding FkbM family methyltransferase, with protein sequence MNKVLDWLDSLLIQNSFQREVRRWFRDKGDSTLRLDYPLDAESIVLDVGGYKGDFTALIHEKFNCRVFVFEPVSVFYHICKKRFAGNTKIIVLNYGLSNVDEISQIHIAEESSSFYKRNSKTSEEIAQLRNCATVFKELGIEKVDLMKINIEGGEYNLVKKLIDSDLIEKIKYLQIQFHNFVENSEQKRQNLRFKLTRTHIEMWNYEFVWESWRLKSI encoded by the coding sequence ATGAACAAAGTTTTAGACTGGCTTGACTCATTGCTAATTCAAAACTCATTTCAAAGAGAGGTTCGTCGCTGGTTTCGAGATAAAGGCGATAGTACCTTGCGGCTTGATTATCCACTTGATGCAGAGAGCATTGTCCTAGATGTGGGGGGATATAAAGGAGACTTTACTGCTCTCATTCATGAGAAATTCAATTGTCGAGTATTTGTTTTTGAACCGGTTTCAGTCTTCTATCATATTTGTAAGAAACGGTTTGCTGGTAATACAAAGATTATTGTCCTGAATTATGGACTGTCCAACGTCGATGAAATTTCCCAAATTCACATAGCTGAGGAATCGTCAAGTTTTTATAAAAGAAATTCAAAAACATCAGAGGAAATAGCTCAACTACGAAACTGTGCTACTGTTTTCAAGGAGCTTGGTATCGAAAAAGTAGATTTGATGAAAATTAACATTGAAGGAGGAGAGTATAATTTAGTGAAAAAGCTCATCGATTCTGATTTAATAGAAAAGATAAAATATCTTCAGATTCAGTTTCATAATTTTGTTGAGAACTCAGAACAAAAGCGTCAGAATTTGCGCTTTAAGTTAACAAGAACTCATATTGAAATGTGGAATTATGAATTTGTTTGGGAAAGCTGGCGCCTAAAGAGCATTTGA
- a CDS encoding TIGR00297 family protein, translating into MDGSLLLNPWWIGILLNTFLGAIALLARQKLLTAAGLFHAWLLGVLIWGTLGWQGYLIVMVYFLVGSAVTRIGMAEKEAAGIAEKRSGARGPENVWGSAFTGTLCALLALLLPQWRELFLVGFVASFSTKLSDTCASEVGKAYGQRTFLITTLQPVPRGTEGAVSLEGTLAGLIGATVIAVLGWSVDLMGAIAIPICILAAFLANLVESLVGATLQERYTWLSNEIVNGINTTVGAFVAMVAVFIAS; encoded by the coding sequence GTGGATGGCAGTCTTTTACTGAACCCTTGGTGGATAGGTATTTTGCTCAACACCTTCCTTGGAGCGATCGCCCTCCTTGCGCGGCAGAAGTTACTGACCGCGGCGGGACTTTTCCATGCGTGGCTCCTCGGCGTACTGATTTGGGGCACCTTAGGCTGGCAGGGCTATCTGATTGTCATGGTTTATTTCCTTGTCGGTTCAGCCGTCACCCGCATCGGCATGGCCGAAAAAGAGGCCGCAGGCATTGCTGAAAAACGCTCCGGGGCGCGCGGGCCAGAGAATGTCTGGGGATCAGCCTTTACAGGCACCCTCTGTGCACTCCTTGCTCTCCTGCTGCCCCAATGGCGGGAGTTATTTTTGGTGGGGTTTGTGGCCAGTTTTAGCACCAAGCTCTCAGATACCTGTGCCAGTGAAGTGGGCAAAGCCTATGGCCAGCGCACCTTCCTCATCACCACATTACAACCGGTGCCCCGCGGGACAGAGGGAGCGGTGAGTTTAGAGGGAACACTGGCCGGTCTAATTGGTGCCACCGTGATTGCTGTGCTAGGCTGGAGTGTGGACTTGATGGGGGCGATCGCCATCCCCATTTGTATTCTTGCTGCTTTCCTAGCCAACCTTGTGGAGAGTCTGGTGGGAGCTACCCTTCAGGAACGCTACACTTGGCTGAGTAATGAAATCGTTAACGGCATCAACACAACGGTGGGAGCTTTCGTGGCAATGGTAGCCGTTTTTATCGCTTCGTAA
- a CDS encoding metal ABC transporter permease, which yields MNTWLLEPLQHTFMVKALGVSTLVGCVCAVLSCFLTLKGWALMGDAVSHAVLPGVILAYWLGLPFALGAFVFGLMAVTLIGFIQRQTRVKEDTVIGLVFTGFFALGLVLLSKTASSVDLMHILFGNVLGISDRDLWQTVIVSLMTLITIALLHRDLILFCFDPTHARTIGLNTTLLYYLLLALLSLTTVAALQTVGIILVVAMLITPGATAYLLSDRFGIMVLIALAVGGLGSLLGTYISYYLDASTGGCIVVLQTVIFLLAMIFAPKHGLLAKARSPLS from the coding sequence ATGAACACTTGGCTACTAGAGCCGCTGCAACACACATTTATGGTCAAGGCACTAGGGGTGAGCACCCTTGTGGGCTGCGTTTGTGCGGTATTGTCCTGTTTTTTAACCCTAAAGGGCTGGGCCTTGATGGGGGATGCGGTGTCCCATGCAGTGCTACCCGGTGTGATCTTGGCCTATTGGCTGGGGCTGCCCTTTGCCTTAGGTGCCTTTGTTTTTGGTTTGATGGCCGTGACCCTCATTGGCTTTATTCAACGGCAGACACGGGTGAAGGAGGATACGGTCATTGGCTTGGTGTTTACGGGCTTTTTTGCCTTGGGGTTGGTGCTGCTCTCGAAGACTGCCAGCAGTGTTGACCTGATGCATATCCTCTTTGGAAATGTCTTGGGGATTAGCGATCGCGACCTCTGGCAAACAGTGATTGTGAGCCTCATGACACTGATCACGATCGCCCTATTGCATCGGGATTTGATCCTCTTTTGCTTTGACCCGACCCATGCCCGCACCATTGGCCTAAATACAACGCTGCTGTACTATCTCCTGCTGGCGTTGCTATCCCTCACCACTGTCGCTGCCCTGCAAACCGTGGGCATTATTCTCGTCGTGGCGATGCTAATTACACCGGGGGCAACGGCCTATTTGCTGAGCGATCGCTTTGGCATCATGGTACTCATTGCCTTGGCAGTGGGTGGCCTTGGCAGTTTATTGGGAACCTACATCAGTTACTATCTCGATGCGTCAACGGGGGGTTGTATTGTTGTTCTGCAAACAGTGATTTTTTTGCTGGCGATGATTTTTGCCCCCAAGCACGGTCTGTTGGCCAAAGCCCGCTCTCCCCTGAGTTAG
- the ftsZ gene encoding cell division protein FtsZ, with translation MGEDSCVMESDQQWPTEPVPSEVPASFVSGEVGIASGDNGHGAPTDVLRSYDSLVETSAARIKVIGVGGGGGNAVNRMIASNVAGVEFWCVNTDAQAIAQSQAHRCLQIGQKLTRGLGAGGNPAIGQKAAEESREDLAAALKDADLIFITCGMGGGTGTGAAPIVAEVAKEQGALTVAVVTRPFTFEGRRRASQADEGIEALQSRVDTLIVIPNDKILSVISEQTSVQDAFRVADDVLRQGVQGISDIINLPGLINVDFADIRSVMADAGSAMMGIGIASGKSRATEAAVSAISSPLLEGSIEGAKGVVFNITGGTDLTLHEVNAAAEVIYNVADANANIIFGAVIDPQMQGEVQVTVIATGFSGEPISRTRATTKTTPLTNRPLTMASPPPEAPAPQPEVEAKPKLDIPEFLQRRRPNP, from the coding sequence ATGGGTGAAGACAGTTGCGTTATGGAGTCAGATCAACAGTGGCCTACGGAACCTGTTCCCTCTGAAGTCCCCGCCTCCTTTGTTTCGGGAGAGGTAGGCATTGCATCTGGCGACAATGGCCATGGCGCACCAACCGATGTGTTAAGGAGTTATGACAGCTTGGTGGAAACTTCAGCAGCGCGCATCAAAGTGATTGGTGTCGGTGGGGGCGGTGGCAACGCAGTCAACCGCATGATTGCCAGTAATGTGGCGGGTGTTGAATTTTGGTGCGTCAATACTGATGCGCAGGCGATCGCCCAATCCCAGGCTCACCGCTGCCTGCAAATTGGCCAGAAACTCACCCGTGGTCTCGGCGCCGGTGGCAACCCCGCCATTGGTCAAAAAGCGGCTGAAGAATCCCGCGAAGACCTTGCTGCGGCACTCAAGGATGCCGATTTGATTTTCATTACCTGCGGCATGGGTGGCGGTACCGGCACTGGCGCTGCCCCAATTGTGGCTGAAGTAGCCAAGGAACAGGGCGCCCTAACTGTTGCAGTGGTAACCCGCCCCTTTACCTTTGAGGGTCGCCGTCGCGCTAGCCAAGCGGATGAAGGAATCGAAGCCCTACAAAGTCGTGTTGACACTCTCATCGTGATCCCGAATGACAAGATTCTCTCAGTGATTTCGGAGCAAACATCGGTTCAGGATGCGTTTCGAGTGGCCGATGATGTCCTGCGCCAAGGGGTTCAGGGGATTTCCGACATTATTAACCTGCCGGGGCTGATTAACGTTGATTTCGCCGATATTCGTTCGGTGATGGCTGATGCCGGTTCTGCCATGATGGGTATTGGTATTGCCTCTGGCAAGTCACGAGCTACGGAAGCTGCCGTCAGTGCAATTTCTTCGCCCCTACTGGAGGGGTCGATTGAGGGTGCCAAGGGCGTTGTCTTCAATATTACGGGGGGCACAGATCTCACCCTCCATGAGGTCAATGCCGCTGCCGAGGTGATCTACAATGTGGCCGATGCTAACGCCAATATCATTTTCGGTGCGGTGATTGATCCCCAAATGCAAGGGGAAGTTCAAGTCACCGTTATTGCCACTGGCTTTAGTGGTGAACCCATTAGCCGCACTCGTGCCACAACCAAAACGACACCCCTAACGAACCGCCCCCTAACGATGGCATCGCCTCCCCCGGAAGCCCCCGCACCACAACCAGAGGTTGAAGCCAAGCCGAAGTTAGACATTCCTGAGTTTCTCCAGCGACGGCGACCGAATCCTTAG
- a CDS encoding SDR family oxidoreductase, translated as MRVLILGCGYTGTWLARSLQAQGIDVVITNRRGEPPPELSTVPCFPFTWEQQGEPVPLAPAALEGVTHILNSIPPDRQGEDAVALALLPQLEKLNLHWFGYLSTTGVYGDRQGGWVDETTPVNPQNLRSQHRVSIEQTFLNSNLPTHIFRLPGIYGPGEGRNPIARILKGDVQLIDKPGHYFCRIHVVDIVQTLERSLAQPTPQEIYNLSDDQPSESLPVLLEAYRLLGRPAPPAIPLEAANLSPMAQSFWRESRRVRNDKIKRVLGVQLRYPSYREGLLAIARELGL; from the coding sequence ATGCGGGTTCTCATTCTCGGTTGCGGTTATACGGGAACGTGGTTGGCGCGATCGCTCCAAGCCCAAGGCATTGATGTGGTCATTACCAACCGTCGGGGAGAGCCGCCGCCAGAACTCAGCACTGTTCCCTGTTTTCCCTTTACATGGGAGCAGCAGGGGGAGCCAGTCCCCTTAGCACCAGCCGCCCTTGAGGGGGTAACCCACATCCTCAATAGTATTCCTCCTGATCGCCAAGGGGAGGATGCGGTTGCGCTGGCACTGTTGCCGCAGTTAGAGAAACTGAATCTGCACTGGTTTGGCTACCTTTCGACAACGGGGGTCTATGGCGATCGCCAAGGGGGCTGGGTAGATGAAACCACACCCGTCAATCCCCAAAATTTGCGTTCACAACACCGCGTCAGCATTGAGCAAACCTTTCTCAACTCCAATCTGCCCACCCATATCTTTCGACTCCCCGGCATCTATGGCCCCGGAGAAGGACGCAATCCCATTGCTCGTATTCTCAAGGGGGATGTGCAACTCATTGATAAACCGGGACACTACTTCTGCCGTATTCATGTGGTGGATATTGTCCAAACCCTTGAGCGATCGCTGGCACAACCCACGCCGCAGGAAATCTATAACCTCAGTGATGATCAACCCTCAGAGTCGCTCCCTGTTCTACTCGAGGCCTATCGTCTTTTGGGTCGCCCAGCCCCACCAGCCATCCCTTTAGAGGCAGCCAATCTGAGTCCAATGGCCCAGTCCTTTTGGCGCGAATCCCGCCGAGTCCGCAATGACAAAATCAAGCGGGTTTTAGGCGTTCAGCTCCGCTATCCTTCCTACCGCGAGGGGTTACTAGCGATCGCCCGCGAATTAGGTCTTTGA
- a CDS encoding fatty acid desaturase, giving the protein MTQATVAKPPIAWPTATFIIFVHLGALLAFLPGMFSWKAVLLALALHWLTAGIGITLGWHRLVTHRSFQVPKWLEYFLVFCGTLSMQGGPIWWVGLHRHHHLYSDQPNDHHDSRKGFWWSHIEWMFREVPAEAEIPRFTKDIADDPVYQFLDKSFLPIQVVLAIVLYLWGGWPFVVWGIFVRLVTVYHTTWLVNSATHAFGYRTFETTDHSTNCWWVALLTFGEGWHNNHHAYQYSARHGLQWWELDLTWLTIRFLQLLGLATKVRLVEAPAASSQD; this is encoded by the coding sequence ATGACCCAAGCCACCGTTGCCAAACCCCCCATTGCCTGGCCTACGGCGACCTTTATTATTTTTGTGCACCTCGGTGCTCTTCTTGCGTTTTTACCCGGCATGTTTAGTTGGAAGGCAGTCCTGCTGGCGCTTGCACTTCACTGGTTGACTGCTGGCATTGGTATTACCCTTGGTTGGCACCGCCTCGTTACCCATCGCAGCTTCCAAGTGCCCAAGTGGTTAGAGTATTTCTTGGTCTTTTGCGGCACACTCTCAATGCAAGGGGGGCCGATTTGGTGGGTTGGGCTGCACCGCCATCACCATCTGTACTCCGATCAACCCAATGATCACCACGATTCCCGTAAGGGCTTTTGGTGGAGCCATATTGAATGGATGTTTCGTGAGGTGCCAGCGGAGGCAGAGATTCCCCGTTTCACCAAAGATATTGCGGATGATCCGGTGTATCAGTTTCTTGACAAGTCCTTTCTACCAATTCAGGTGGTCTTGGCCATTGTTCTTTACCTCTGGGGCGGTTGGCCGTTTGTGGTTTGGGGAATTTTTGTGCGCCTTGTAACGGTCTATCACACCACTTGGCTGGTGAATAGTGCCACCCATGCCTTTGGCTATCGCACGTTTGAAACCACAGATCACTCAACGAATTGCTGGTGGGTCGCCCTGTTAACCTTTGGCGAGGGTTGGCATAACAATCACCATGCTTATCAATACTCGGCACGCCATGGGTTGCAGTGGTGGGAACTGGATCTGACGTGGCTCACCATTCGCTTCTTGCAATTGCTGGGTTTGGCTACGAAGGTGCGTTTGGTAGAAGCACCAGCAGCCTCTTCCCAAGACTAG
- a CDS encoding DUF2949 domain-containing protein yields MKTPRWTRLIDFLQREMALPTAAIDFGLKHCDEQVNLLPVVLWQYGLVSLEQLDRIFDWLETSHS; encoded by the coding sequence ATGAAAACGCCACGTTGGACACGACTCATTGACTTCCTACAGCGGGAGATGGCACTGCCCACCGCTGCCATTGACTTCGGCCTCAAGCACTGCGATGAGCAGGTGAATCTGTTGCCCGTTGTTCTCTGGCAGTATGGCTTGGTGAGCCTTGAGCAGCTTGACCGCATCTTTGACTGGCTAGAAACCAGTCACTCCTAG
- a CDS encoding carboxymuconolactone decarboxylase family protein: MYTEQINHIKSYTAKLTAAMPDAMKAFYSLSRASSTPGALDTKTKELIALAIGVAKHCDGCIAFHTRAALHAGATPEEIMETLMVTVAMDGGPALMYATHVMEALEEFTQAQTH; encoded by the coding sequence ATGTACACCGAGCAAATTAACCACATCAAATCCTACACGGCAAAGCTAACGGCAGCGATGCCCGATGCCATGAAGGCCTTTTATAGCTTGAGTCGGGCCTCGTCAACCCCCGGTGCTCTTGATACCAAAACCAAAGAGTTGATTGCCCTAGCCATTGGGGTTGCCAAACACTGTGACGGCTGCATTGCCTTCCACACCCGTGCTGCTTTGCATGCAGGCGCAACCCCTGAAGAAATCATGGAAACCCTCATGGTGACTGTAGCCATGGATGGCGGCCCTGCCTTGATGTATGCCACCCATGTGATGGAGGCGCTAGAGGAGTTTACCCAAGCGCAGACCCATTAG